The following are encoded in a window of Sphaeramia orbicularis chromosome 20, fSphaOr1.1, whole genome shotgun sequence genomic DNA:
- the LOC115411739 gene encoding Golgi reassembly-stacking protein 1-like encodes MGLPQSAFLLDGGNNSGYHVHGVQQDSPALKAGLEPFFDFILSIGNTRLNKESDLLRDLLKANMEKAVKLEVYNSKTQRMRELEVTPSNMWGGQGLLGASVRFCSFEGASENVWHVLDVEPNSPAALAGLIAHDDYIVGADQVLQDSEDFFSLIEANEGKPLKLLVYNTQTDQCREVVVTPNGAWGGEGCLGCGIGYGYLHRIPTRQVQPNAQSTSIMQSTGASSSEEVVSSAHPEVPSDVTETSLDQIKEAVQDLSVTSPSHQAVDSVADISNILETRTSDLSDAVSTSDIGQSSMFVNYGDDTGDQLSLDNSLFEQRASTPEKEEQPDIQEPELGPGVDLSISAASEVTEDAADPEVTTEILGSRSITEVKDAQSEPSSSDPVMKEEKLDTEVSHS; translated from the exons ATGGGGCTGCCGCAGAGCGCGTTTCTACTGGACGGAGGGAACAACAGCGGCTACCACGTCCATGGG GTGCAACAGGACTCACCTGCTCTAAAGGCGGGTCTGGAGCCTTTCTTTGACTTCATTCTCTCGATAGGAAATACCAGACTT AATAAAGAAAGTGACTTGCTGAGAGACCTTCTAAAAGCTAATATGGAGAAAGCGGTCAAACTTGAAGTGTACAACTCTAAAACCCAGCGGATGAGGGAACTGGAGGTGACGCCCAGTAACATGTGGGGGGGTCAGGGTCTATTGGGCGCCAGCGTTCGCTTCTGCAGCTTCGAAGGAGCCAGTGAGAATGTGTGGCATGTGTTG gaTGTGGAGCCTAATTCCCCTGCAGCCTTAGCCGGCCTTATTGCACATGATGATTACATTGTGGGAGCTGACCAGGTGTTACAAGAT TCGGAGGATttcttttctttgattgaagcAAATGAAGGGAAACCACTGAAGCTGCTGGTGTACAACACACAGACCGACCAATGCAGAGAAGTAGTGGTGACTCCAAACGGAGCCTGGGGCGGAGAAGGATG CTTAGGCTGTGGTATCGGCTATGGCTATTTGCACAGGATCCCAACTCGTCAGGTTCAGCCTAATGCCCAGAGTACAAGTATTATGCAATCCACAGGGGCTAGTAGCAGTGAAGAGGTTGTTTCAAGTGCTCACCCTGAG GTGCCTTCTGATGTCACTGAAACAAGTCTGGATCAGATTAAAGAAGCAGTGCAGGACCTGAGTGTCACTTCACCATCACATCAGGCTGTGGATTCAG TGGCAGATATTTCAAACATACTAGAAACAAGGACTTCAGACTTGTCAGATGCAGTTTCCACCAGTGACATCGGCCAAAGCTCTATGTTTGTTAATTATGGAGATGACACCGGAGATCAGCTAAGCTTGG ATAATTCATTATTTGAACAAAGGGCTTCAACCCCAGAGAAAGAAGAACAGCCAGACATCCAGGAACCTGAGCTGGGTCCTGGTGTAGATCTGAGCATCAGCGCTGCTTCAGAAGTTACAGAGGATGCTGCTGACCCCGAAGTCACCACAGAGATCCTGGGCAGCAGAAGTATCACTGAGGTGAAAGATGCACAATCTGAGCCGTCGAGCTCAGATCCAGTTATGAAGGAAGAGAAGCTGGACACTGAGGTGTCACACAGTTAG